A stretch of DNA from Takifugu rubripes chromosome 15, fTakRub1.2, whole genome shotgun sequence:
agcgcACGCCAGCACCAATGACCTAGATGGAGCTTCCAGACACAACATGCAGAACAACGCGGTCAAAGAGAACCGAGACAACAGCCACAAGGAGAACAGACTGTCATTTCTTTCTGAGAACAAAAGTATTTCACTTCCTCCTTGCTTGCTTTCAACAGCTAATGAAACATTTATACCCACCTCCAACTACTATAACATTCTTAATGTGGTTTTCTTCCAGGAGTGGGGTCAAGACACAGACCACCTCCACGTAGAGATCTAactattgtaattattttttaaattattcaaagAGTGACCTCCACGGTTCACTGAGTTGACCTGtaacctttcctcttctctgtaGCCACGTGGTACAAACCTACCCAAGCCACCGGTTCCGCCACAGGTTGAGGAGGAGTTTTACACCATAGCGGATTTCCAGACAACCATTCCTGATGGGATCAGCTTCCAAGCAGGAGTCAAGGTTGAGGTATGTCAGAAGGCAAGGCTGTTTGTTTTGGCTGGATGAATCTTTGTGTGCTGATGTAAATGACTGTTTTATCAGGTGATTGAGAAGAATTCAAGTGGATGGTGGTACATCCAGATAGATGACAAAGAGGGCTGGGCCCCCGTCACTTTTATTGACAAGTACAAGAAGACCAGTAACGCCATCCGCCCTAATttcctcgctcctcttcccAACGAGATGGAAAAGCTCAAACTGGACGATGGCGGTTCCGCAAACGCTTCAGGCACGGACGACACCTGGTCCAAACCGTTACCAGATGAGCCGAACACGACCTCCGAGTCCTGTCCTCGGCCTAAACTTAGAGATTGGAAAGCTGTTTCCGGGAGGGTGGGTTCTGGGCCGTTACCTCCGGCTCCAACTGCTCCGCCTGCTGAGGAGAAACCTGCTCTTCCGCCTCGACGGGAGTCCATTAACAAAAGTTTCGAGTTGGAGATAGCTGAGAAACACAGACCGGACCATTCCAAACCATTACCCCCCAAACCTCCTGCGCCCGGGGTCATCGTGCCACTGGTGGCACCAAAGGCGGCCCCACTCAAACCAGACAAACCACCAGAGGCCAAGAAGGAAGACAAGAGCAAGCCGCTTCACCTTCGCAACGAGATGGGTCTAGAGTGTGGCCACAAGGTCTCTGCCAAAGAGGTGAAAAAGTGCAACCTGAAACCTGTGCCTAAACAACCGCCCAAACCCAAAGTGGATCCCCCAGAGGAGAAACCAGAAGTGGCCGGCCCGGCTGTGTTCATGAAGCCGAAGCCTGTGATCAGACCTAAACCTGTTCCAGCAGCTAAACCGGATCCTCCTGCAGAGAACAAGCTGGACATCACCAACCTGAGAAGCAAGCTGAGGCCCCCTAAGCCTGCAGACGTCAACTCTGACGGCTCCCCAGCGGTCAACAGTCCGGCCTGTAGCGGTACCCCGATCCTGAATAACGGGAAGCCTTCAGATGACCCAAAACTGCCCTTCAAACACATAAACGGTTTGAACCAGGAGAGTCCGTCCCCTCCCACAAAACCAGCCGTGCCATCACCCAAGGAACCTCCTCAGAGGCCCCCGATCATGGTTCCAAAGAGACCTCCTCCGCCAAGGAATCCATCCAGCCCAACTGACTTCAAACCTTTAAAAGAAGCCCTGGATGCCCCCAAGATGGCTCCACCTCAACTCAACCGGCCACCTCCCCCGAAGCCCAAAGGGTTCCTTCCAACGaacaaggagaaagaggagcccAAGGTGGGCAAAGTCTCAGTTGTCCCAAAGCCCCTGGCGAAGAGCGAGAAGCCCTGCCCCCCCAGTGACAAGCTGCCCCCATTACTGAAGGAAGCCAGCAGAGATGAGCTGTATTTGGCCGTGGCAGACTTTGAGGGGGACGACAACACCTCCGGCTTCAAGGTGGGGACGCTGTTCGAGGTTCTGGAGAAGAACGGCAGCGGCTGGTGGTTCTGTAAAAATGTACGAGAGGAAGTCGAGGGCTGGATCCCATCGAATTACCTCAGCAAAAAGCCTTAGTgatgtcgggggggggggtcatacaAATACATTTAACCAACAGTTGAAACAGTATATCACCCTTTCGTAGTATTAGTGTCTTTTTattgcattgttttttttctttaaagaggTACCACCCTCATCTAATACGCTTCAAAAAACTGTCTACCTGAACCAGCAATAGGTCATGACGTTTTACTCAAACTCTGGAAATGCTCGGTCACATGACTAACGGCCCACCCAAGCCTTCTATAACACAGTGCCTCCACTTTATATATGCAAAGTGCTTCATATTCAGGATGCAACTGTAGGCAGAGTTGTTGGAATTAAACCAAAATGAGCATTAGGCACAGATGCTAGGCTATTAGTACTAACAGAGTAGAAGTACTGGTACTGGTTAACACTATTGCCACGCTTTCATTGTGGGCTGATAGTAATTTAACAGTTGTGCactatttttttaaagtcatttcaGGAGCATTTTTTTCTGACGTAGGGGCAGGAATGCGatgttacatttattttagttgGCTTTTATTGCCAGTGTTACAAAGATCAAGGAAAGtaacatttaaaagaaacaaaaaaagccagTCCGCATGGATCTGTGCAATGGTTTACAGTATTTTAAGTGTACAGTGTGTTCTAAACTGAAATATTTGTGCTCAAATAACAGCAACATATGACCagtgtataaaaaaaaataaagttttacatGAATGCTTGACTGGTCTCAAGCATGGTCAGTAGAGCAGATTATTTTTATTGTATAGAAATGGGAAGCATGTCTTCGCTGTTGTCACTTTTTAGTTGATGGCCCATCCTATTTGGCAGAAAGTGTCACTAATTAGACAAGCGATTTAAGAATGGCCGTGGCGTAAACGTGCGCCTTTAGACAAGGCTTTAAGCTGTGACAGTGATGCAGATCTGCTTTTAGTCGCTACCTTATTCACCCGTGCCCCAGCAGAAACTGCAATAACCACGTAGAACTAAAGTGTTAAACCATCAGAaccagaggcagagggaggaacGGGCCGGACGGCGTCCCTTTAGGTGTCTTGGTCTCATTATTTACTGTTTTCTATGTATTTTTCATTACAGTGAGTCAGCTGTTGAGTCAATAAAGGGGGGATCATTTCAATTCTGggtcttttgtctttgttttaatcattttcttttccgTGATTAAATCATGCCTGTGTTTTCTGAGGAGGTTAGCTCGTCCAAAGAACTTTG
This window harbors:
- the sh3pxd2b gene encoding SH3 and PX domain-containing protein 2B isoform X1, translated to MPRRTVQEVTVQDVQKRRIPNKHYVYIIKVFWSDGSTEVIYRRYSKFFDLQMELLDKFPVEGGQKDPKRRIIPFLPGKILFRRSHIRDVAMKRLGPINEYCRALIQLPVYISQCEEVRVFFETRPEDLNPPKEEPITKKKTGIVDRATTFLKRGDSSAADALFLDQYVAVTDYEKQESSEISLHVGQVVEVIEKNESGWWFVSSEDAQGWVPATCLEAQTQDDPDEFTFPGGEVPRRFWSLPRHVGRRRTLGDLFSTGFGQEENYSVIYPYSARDEDEIDLERGMIVEVIQKNLEGWWKIRSHGREGWAPASYLKKADIQSPKLSAGAAAHASTNDLDGASRHNMQNNAVKENRDNSHKENRLSFLSENKRVGSRHRPPPRRDLTIPRGTNLPKPPVPPQVEEEFYTIADFQTTIPDGISFQAGVKVEVIEKNSSGWWYIQIDDKEGWAPVTFIDKYKKTSNAIRPNFLAPLPNEMEKLKLDDGGSANASGTDDTWSKPLPDEPNTTSESCPRPKLRDWKAVSGRVGSGPLPPAPTAPPAEEKPALPPRRESINKSFELEIAEKHRPDHSKPLPPKPPAPGVIVPLVAPKAAPLKPDKPPEAKKEDKSKPLHLRNEMGLECGHKVSAKEVKKCNLKPVPKQPPKPKVDPPEEKPEVAGPAVFMKPKPVIRPKPVPAAKPDPPAENKLDITNLRSKLRPPKPADVNSDGSPAVNSPACSGTPILNNGKPSDDPKLPFKHINGLNQESPSPPTKPAVPSPKEPPQRPPIMVPKRPPPPRNPSSPTDFKPLKEALDAPKMAPPQLNRPPPPKPKGFLPTNKEKEEPKVGKVSVVPKPLAKSEKPCPPSDKLPPLLKEASRDELYLAVADFEGDDNTSGFKVGTLFEVLEKNGSGWWFCKNVREEVEGWIPSNYLSKKP
- the sh3pxd2b gene encoding SH3 and PX domain-containing protein 2B isoform X4, which codes for MPRRTVQEVTVQDVQKRRIPNKHYVYIIKVFWSDGSTEVIYRRYSKFFDLQMELLDKFPVEGGQKDPKRRIIPFLPGKILFRRSHIRDVAMKRLGPINEYCRALIQLPVYISQCEEVRVFFETRPEDLNPPKEEPITKKKTGDSSAADALFLDQYVAVTDYEKQESSEISLHVGQVVEVIEKNESGWWFVSSEDAQGWVPATCLEAQTQDDPDEFTFPGGEEENYSVIYPYSARDEDEIDLERGMIVEVIQKNLEGWWKIRSHGREGWAPASYLKKADIQSPKLSAGAAAHASTNDLDGASRHNMQNNAVKENRDNSHKENRLSFLSENKRVGSRHRPPPRRDLTIPRGTNLPKPPVPPQVEEEFYTIADFQTTIPDGISFQAGVKVEVIEKNSSGWWYIQIDDKEGWAPVTFIDKYKKTSNAIRPNFLAPLPNEMEKLKLDDGGSANASGTDDTWSKPLPDEPNTTSESCPRPKLRDWKAVSGRVGSGPLPPAPTAPPAEEKPALPPRRESINKSFELEIAEKHRPDHSKPLPPKPPAPGVIVPLVAPKAAPLKPDKPPEAKKEDKSKPLHLRNEMGLECGHKVSAKEVKKCNLKPVPKQPPKPKVDPPEEKPEVAGPAVFMKPKPVIRPKPVPAAKPDPPAENKLDITNLRSKLRPPKPADVNSDGSPAVNSPACSGTPILNNGKPSDDPKLPFKHINGLNQESPSPPTKPAVPSPKEPPQRPPIMVPKRPPPPRNPSSPTDFKPLKEALDAPKMAPPQLNRPPPPKPKGFLPTNKEKEEPKVGKVSVVPKPLAKSEKPCPPSDKLPPLLKEASRDELYLAVADFEGDDNTSGFKVGTLFEVLEKNGSGWWFCKNVREEVEGWIPSNYLSKKP
- the sh3pxd2b gene encoding SH3 and PX domain-containing protein 2B isoform X3, translated to MPRRTVQEVTVQDVQKRRIPNKHYVYIIKVFWSDGSTEVIYRRYSKFFDLQMELLDKFPVEGGQKDPKRRIIPFLPGKILFRRSHIRDVAMKRLGPINEYCRALIQLPVYISQCEEVRVFFETRPEDLNPPKEEPITKKKTGIVDRATTFLKRGDSSAADALFLDQYVAVTDYEKQESSEISLHVGQVVEVIEKNESGWWFVSSEDAQGWVPATCLEAQTQDDPDEFTFPGGEEENYSVIYPYSARDEDEIDLERGMIVEVIQKNLEGWWKIRSHGREGWAPASYLKKADIQSPKLSAGAAAHASTNDLDGASRHNMQNNAVKENRDNSHKENRLSFLSENKRVGSRHRPPPRRDLTIPRGTNLPKPPVPPQVEEEFYTIADFQTTIPDGISFQAGVKVEVIEKNSSGWWYIQIDDKEGWAPVTFIDKYKKTSNAIRPNFLAPLPNEMEKLKLDDGGSANASGTDDTWSKPLPDEPNTTSESCPRPKLRDWKAVSGRVGSGPLPPAPTAPPAEEKPALPPRRESINKSFELEIAEKHRPDHSKPLPPKPPAPGVIVPLVAPKAAPLKPDKPPEAKKEDKSKPLHLRNEMGLECGHKVSAKEVKKCNLKPVPKQPPKPKVDPPEEKPEVAGPAVFMKPKPVIRPKPVPAAKPDPPAENKLDITNLRSKLRPPKPADVNSDGSPAVNSPACSGTPILNNGKPSDDPKLPFKHINGLNQESPSPPTKPAVPSPKEPPQRPPIMVPKRPPPPRNPSSPTDFKPLKEALDAPKMAPPQLNRPPPPKPKGFLPTNKEKEEPKVGKVSVVPKPLAKSEKPCPPSDKLPPLLKEASRDELYLAVADFEGDDNTSGFKVGTLFEVLEKNGSGWWFCKNVREEVEGWIPSNYLSKKP
- the sh3pxd2b gene encoding SH3 and PX domain-containing protein 2B isoform X2 — protein: MPRRTVQEVTVQDVQKRRIPNKHYVYIIKVFWSDGSTEVIYRRYSKFFDLQMELLDKFPVEGGQKDPKRRIIPFLPGKILFRRSHIRDVAMKRLGPINEYCRALIQLPVYISQCEEVRVFFETRPEDLNPPKEEPITKKKTGDSSAADALFLDQYVAVTDYEKQESSEISLHVGQVVEVIEKNESGWWFVSSEDAQGWVPATCLEAQTQDDPDEFTFPGGEVPRRFWSLPRHVGRRRTLGDLFSTGFGQEENYSVIYPYSARDEDEIDLERGMIVEVIQKNLEGWWKIRSHGREGWAPASYLKKADIQSPKLSAGAAAHASTNDLDGASRHNMQNNAVKENRDNSHKENRLSFLSENKRVGSRHRPPPRRDLTIPRGTNLPKPPVPPQVEEEFYTIADFQTTIPDGISFQAGVKVEVIEKNSSGWWYIQIDDKEGWAPVTFIDKYKKTSNAIRPNFLAPLPNEMEKLKLDDGGSANASGTDDTWSKPLPDEPNTTSESCPRPKLRDWKAVSGRVGSGPLPPAPTAPPAEEKPALPPRRESINKSFELEIAEKHRPDHSKPLPPKPPAPGVIVPLVAPKAAPLKPDKPPEAKKEDKSKPLHLRNEMGLECGHKVSAKEVKKCNLKPVPKQPPKPKVDPPEEKPEVAGPAVFMKPKPVIRPKPVPAAKPDPPAENKLDITNLRSKLRPPKPADVNSDGSPAVNSPACSGTPILNNGKPSDDPKLPFKHINGLNQESPSPPTKPAVPSPKEPPQRPPIMVPKRPPPPRNPSSPTDFKPLKEALDAPKMAPPQLNRPPPPKPKGFLPTNKEKEEPKVGKVSVVPKPLAKSEKPCPPSDKLPPLLKEASRDELYLAVADFEGDDNTSGFKVGTLFEVLEKNGSGWWFCKNVREEVEGWIPSNYLSKKP